The Microscilla marina ATCC 23134 DNA segment GGGTATTGACCGCGTTGTTTGCTGGGTTGGAGCTATACAGTAACCACGTGCAAATTACCTACTATATATTCATTATTTTGCTTATTATAAGTCTGTATGAGTTCATAAGAGCCTTTCAAGCCAAGCAGGTCAAAGAATTTATGATAGGCGCGTTGGTATTATTAATTGCCGGAGGCATTGCCTTTGGTTCTAATGCTTCTTTGCTAGTGCCCAATTACGAGTACTCCAAGCAAACCATTCGTGGTCCGTCAGAACTGACCACTAACGACCAAACCAAGGGAGGGGGACTTGATATAAAATACGCCTTTCAGTGGAGCTATGGCAAAATGGAAAGTTTTACTGTGTTGGTGCCCAACTTTTATGGTGGAGCATCGGGCGGAGAACTGAGCAAAAAATCTAATATGTATGAAACCCTCACCCGAAGAGGGGTACAAGGCAGACAGGCAGAGCAGTTTGTAAAACAACAACCCTTGTACTGGGGCGACATGCCATTTACTTCAGGGCCTGCCTATTATGGTGCCATTATCTGTTTCTTATTTGTTTTTAGTCTTATTGTTGCCAAAAACAGCTTTAAGTGGTGGTTATTAGGCATTGTTGTGTTTTTATTGCTTCTATCATGGGGGCGCAACTTGACCTGGTTTAATGACTTCTTCTTTTATAATGTGCCGCTTTATAATAAGTTCAGGGCAGTAAATATGCTCTTCTCTTTGATCAATATTTTTATGGTGTGGGGCATTGCTTTGGGGTTAAAAGACATATTCAACGGAGAATTCAAGGGCAAAGACCTGATCAAGCCATTGGGTTATAGTGTAGCTATTGTAGGAGGGCTGGCAGCTGTTTTTGCGTTGTTAGGTGGTGGCTTATTCAGCTTTGAGGCTGCTGGAGATCAAAAATACCTGGAACAACTTGAAAAAATGACCGGAAGCAAAGGGTTTGCTATGGATTTGCTTAGTGCGCTGCAAGCCGACCGTGCTAGTTTGCTAAAAGCCGATGCGTTGCGCTCATTGATATTTATTTTATTAGCCGCAGGAGTCTTGTGGGCATTTTTTACCGAGAAAATTAAAAAAGAATATGCTTTGGTAGCGGTTACTTTGCTTATATTGGTTGACTTATGGGGGGTAAACAAGCGTTATTTGAACACTAAAAGTTTTAAAAAACCACGCAATGCAGAAGCTGCCAAAAAGCCTCAGCCTTACGACCTTGAAATTTTGCAAAAAGCGCAAAAAGATCCACATTACCGAGTGCTAAATACTGCCAAAAGCCCAATGAATGATGCTACCACTTCTTTCCATCACAAGTCTATTGGGGGATATCATGGTGCCAAATTGCGCCGCTACCAAGAGCTTGCTGACGCCCACTTTACCCGCAACATGACTTCTACTTATATGTTGAGAACGACCCAAGGTAAGTTAAGGCAACACAACCCCAACGATAGCAACAACGTGTCAATATTGAGCATGTTAAATATGAGGTTTTTGGTAGACAATGGGGGCAAAGTGTTTGAAAACACCAATGCAATGGGGCATGCCTGGTTTGTAGATAGCTACAAAGTAGTCAATAGTTCAGATGAAGAATTGGCTTTGCTTACCAAGTTTGACCCTAAGAAAATAGCTTTTATCAATCCTAAATATGCTAAAGAAGTACAAGGGCTTACCATCAAACCTGATAATAATGCTACCATCAAACTTTTGTCTTATGCCCCTGATGTAATGAAATATGAAGCCAATGTGGGCAGCAAACAGTTGGCGGTTTTTTCTGAGATTTTTTATGACAATGGAGCGCGTTGGGTCGCCTATATCGATGGCAAGCCTGTGTCACACCTTAGGGTAAACTATGTGCTCAGGGCGTTGGTAGTACCAGCAGGTAAGCATACAATAGAGTTTCGTTTTATTTCTAAAACTCTTGCCATAAGCGAAAGCATTGCTTTAATTTCATCTATATTGCTGCTACTGGGCATAGCAGGGGCAATTGGTTTGTATTTTAAGAAACAAAAGACTGAATCGAAGCCAGAGTAGAGCTAATACTCATATAAAAAGGGTGTATCACAAATTTGTGATACACCCTTTTTTAATATATACTTGACCCAATGCACTCACTATACCATCAATTAAGTTTGCCAAATACTTTTAGCTTCTTTTACTGTGGCTAAGGTAAAGCAAAATTGTGCAGAGCGAAGCCCAAATAAGACGGTGCACCCTGCAATTAAATCCCGGTTATGTTGGAATATAAGCTCAGCTTTATTTACTCCCAATAAAAAAGTAAACATCTTTAATTTACAATGGGTTAGCCTTCTGTAATCAGTGTGCCTTTGTTTACAAACTTAAAAGCATCAACATAGCCCTTAATTACCGTGTGTACATTAATTTCATTTTGTATAATGCCCAGCGAGTTTTGCCCCATCACCTTAATTTTGTCTGGGTCGGAAAGCAATATCCGGATTTGCTGGGTAAGGTCATCTACATTGTCGTTTTCGAAAAATCTACCATTGTAGTCTTCTCTTAAAAGCTTTTTCTCGGTACCATCGCATTCTGAGCAAATCACTGCCTTATCAAAACACATGGCATCGTTGATACTTAAGCCACCCACCCCCGCCAGCACATATACACTGGAGTCGAGCAGGTACCTGCCTAGCTCTTTGGTTTCATGAATAGGTCCCGTAAAGGTAGTATTTGCCTCAAGCCCGGCTTCTTTTACCTGAGCTTTTAGGTTGTCTTCTTCGGGACCACCTCCCACTATTACCAGTTCTATTTCAGAAAACTCAGGTTTTAAACGCCTTACTGCTTCCACAAGCAAGTGTACCTTTTTCCATTTAACCAAGCGCCCTACATGAATAAGACGGTAAGGGTTAGGAGCAAGCAACGGAGGTTCTTTGAGCAACTGTTCTCTTACGTTCAGAATATAGTCGGTATCGGGCGAATTGTAAATAATATGGATACGTTCTTTTGGTACCCCGTAGCTTTCGAATATTTCGTAAGCTTCTTCTATATAATCTACATGAGCATCTACCCAGTTGAAATATTTTTTGCGTAAGTATGCCAAAAACTTAAACTTGATATAAAACAACAGCCCGGAGGTTTTTTTCTGATCATCTTCCAGGTTTTCGTCTACAAAGCCCTTGCCTGATGCATAATACTTGATGGTATCCTGGTATTTAGGCATTTTATAAGGAATGTCCTTATGAATAAGCTTTATATTTTGTTTTTTGAGCAGCTTTCGCAAAGCAGGACTGAACAAAAAGCCCAAAAAGTAAGGCCAGCCAATCACTATAGCTTGGGGCTGTTCTTCTTTAATAGTTTGCTTGATGTCTTTAAAAAACGGTTTCTTGTAAAAAGCTTTGTATTCTTTCAGACGAATGACTTTAAAGTTGATGCCTTTGTTAGTTTCATATACTCCTTTGCCCAAGCTTTGCCCGTCTTTTTTGGGGACTATTACAGATATTTCCAGTTCAGGTATATCGTTGAGCTTGTTTAGTATTTTATTGTAATAATGAGGCAGCCCTCCAAACAGGAATAATACTTTCATAAAAAGATTAAAATTAATTTATGTACCTAGTGCATTAGGCACTAAGTTACTCACATATTATTTGGCGTCCCCGAATCAAGTTCGGCTCACAGCTCCGAGCTTGTTCTCGGGGGACTGTGAGCTTTTGCCCCTGACTTCCTCGTAAAAAAGTTAGATAGCTAAGGTTCCGATATGCATCGGAATTCAAAAAGCGAACTATCCGCCATTTTCACGACTCGTCAGAAAACAAAACCAAGCTTTTCGCGAGCTCAACGTAGTTAATTCATCCAAATTAATAGGCAACTTATTTAATTCCTAATGGACTAGACAGTTGCCAAGGCAATAAAAGATGGTTGAGCAACTGTTATGTACTACCATAGAAACACAGCACATCCAGACAAAATATTTTATGGCTTTCATTATATATATGGATAATGAGTCCTGCAAGGGGATTAGTTATGAAGAAACCCACAAAAATCCAGTACCAAAGCCTTTGATTCAGACAACTGTTCTTTTAAAAAATTAAACTTTTGGTGAGCTACTAAAAACACAATAATATCGGCTTTTTGCATAGCAGTGCTTGTCGAGGTAAGCGTTTTGCCCTTTGCCAAGGTTTCTATATTGGGTTCTACTAACAGAATATCTGGTTCGGTGTTCTGCAACATTTCAGCAATGTATTTGGCAGGCGATTCTCTCAAATCGTCGATATTGGGCTTAAAAGCAAGACCCATGCAGGCAATTACAGGCTTATGTTTATTATCAAGCTCGAACTGCAAAGCTGTATTTTTTATTTTTTCGATGACCCATTCGGTCTTATAATTATTAATGTTTCGTGCCTGAGCAATTATTTGGGCCTCTTTGGGGTAAGCGTTTACAATAAACCAAGGGTCAACCGCAATACAATGCCCACCCACACCCGGACCAGGCTGCAAAATGTTAACCCTTGGGTGGCGATTTGCAAGCTCTATAAGCTCCCAAACATTAATTTGAGCTTGTTCGCAAATCATTGATAACTCATTGGCGAAAGCAATATTTACATCACGCGAAGAGTTTTCTACCAGTTTGCACATTTCGGCGGTACGGGCATTTGTTCTGTGCAGAGTACCTTTTACAAACAACTGGTAAAACTTGCAGGCCTTGAGGGTTGATTCTTCATTTATTCCCCCAATTACTCGGTCGTTTCTTTCCAGTTCATAAATGATTTTACCTGGCAGTACCCTTTCTGGGCAATAGGCAAAATAGATTTTACTGGCAAGTTCAGGGCGTTTTGCCTTAATAAATTCAAACATTTTTTCGGTAGTACCTACTGGGCTGGTTGATTCTATAATTACAAGATCACCTTCTTTGAGCAAAGGAGTGATATTTTCGATCACTGCTTTTATATAAGACAAATCGGGCACATGATTGTCCTTAAAAGGAGTAGGCACTGCAATAAGGTAAACATCTGCCGGGGTGGCTTTAGTGCTGGCTTTCAGGTAGCCCTTTTCTACTGTATACTTTACTAAACCCTCTAAGTCGGGTTCTATAATATGTATTTCACCTTTGTTTACTGTTTCTATTACCTGTGCGTTAATGTCGACACCTGTTACCTGTATTTTTCGGCTGGCAATAAGTGCGGCAGTAGGCAAACCAATATAGCCCAGCCCCATCATGGTTACTTGTACGCTTTTATCCATTAATATTCTCTTCTACTGTTAATAAAATGTCGAGCACTTGTTTGCTGGTTGTGCCGTCTCCATAAGGATTTACTGCCTGAGACATTGTCTGATAATGACTTGCATCTGACAAAAGTTTTTGAGTTTCTGTCACAATTACCTCGCGATTGGTGCCTACCAGTTTGGCGGTACCTGCTTCTATACCTTCTACCCTTTCGGTTACGTCGCGCATCACCAGCACTGGCTTGCCCAAGGCAGGAGCTTCTTCCTGAATACCCCCTGAATCGGTCAGCACCATGTACGACTGGTTCAAGAGCCATATCAAATCGGCGTAGTTGAGGGGTTCGGTCAGGTGAATATTTTTAACTCCAGAAAGTGTTTGATTTACTACACTTCTCACGTTGGGGTTGAGGTGTACTGGGTATACTATTTCTACGTCAGGATGCCCCTGGGCAATTTCCAGTATGGCATTGGTTAAGTTCTGAAAAGGCTTGCCAAAACTTTCGCGTCGGTGTCCGGTTACCAGTATAACCCTTTTATCGAAATTAATGTGCGAAAAAAGTGCGGAATGCTGGGGTGAGGGGGTATTTTTTAAAATATCCAAACCCAGAAACAAAGCGTCCGTTACGGTATTGCCTACCACAAAAATATTGTCTTTATACCCTTCTGTCTCCAAGTTATTTTTTGCTTTGGCAGTAGGTGCAAAGTGATAATCAGCTATTTTGCCGGTAAGCCCCCGATTTATTTCTTCCGGAAAGGGAGAGTATTTGTTAAAGCTTCGAAGCCCAGCTTCTATGTGGGCAACTTTTATTTTTTTATAAAAAGCTGCCAGGGCTCCAACAAAACAAGTGGTAGTATCGCCTTGTACAAACACTAAATCTGGTTTTTCGGTGTCTAACACACCTTCCAGTCCTTTGAGGGCTTTGGCAGTAATATCAAATAGTGTTTGATTGGGTGACATCAGGTTGAGGTCGTAGTCAGGTGTAATATTAAAAAACTCAAGTACCTGATCCAACATTTCCCGGTGCTGGGCAGTAATGCATATCTTAGTGTTGATGGCAGTATGCTTTTTAAACTCATGAATCAGAGGAGCCATTTTGATTGCCTCAGGTCGTGTTCCAAAAATAAATAATACTTTCATTAAAAAAGATCCTGAAAAGTTATCACAATAATCCACAATGATTAGTCTACAGCACTGGCAAACCCAAAAGTCTTAAGGCTCTGTTTTACAGAGCTTTGGCTTATAGTTGCCATATTTATAAATCCCGTGTAGTGGGTCTCAATACATCAGTTCAAGATAGAATTTGGTTTGAATGACTACCTTGTTGAAAAAACTGTGGAGTATTGTGGTTAAGAATGCGCAAATATATAAACAAAGACTGTAGATTACACTATTGCGGTCAATTTGTATAAGCATAGCCAGGTGAGTAATATTTAAATTTAAAACAGAGGGTGTTTCAAACATGTTTTGCTTGTATTGAGACAATATTCTTATGTTGATACTGCTGGATTTAGCTTGATAAATAGCACTCTGGATACTACATAAGTAAAGCACTGTTTTCGCTTCCCTGAATCAAATTTGGGACTTATGCCTTTTGCTATCAGAAAAAATATGAAGATTGCATTTAGCAGCCAAATTAGCCTTTAATAAATAAGCAACAACTACAATAGGTGCAGTTGTATGAGCCATTATATTGAGTAGAGTTAAATATTGAAACAGTTGTTTGGTCTATAAAACAGAGAAGTACAAGTGTTATGCGCAGCAGAGGGAGCTATGCCCCAAAAAGCAATTTCCTTAAAACCATTGGCTGTTAAAGTCATTTTTCCAGATGTATAATTATCTCTTTCAGAGTTGTCAAGTATGATTATCCCATTATCGGCAATAGAGTGAAGCGATTCTTTGATGGACTCATTTCTTTTGCGACCATCTACAATAATTACCTGGTACTTATCGCCAGATGTCCTGACGCTTTTTTCGTAGCTGTCGTCATCTTCCAGTTTCTTGAGCATTAGTTGAGCATTTTGAGGTATTTGTGCTTTAATTTGATTAAACCAACCTTCATGATGTTCTACCGATGTAACCCTTTTTACCCGCTGGGCATACCATATTGTAGAGTTCCCACAACCAAACTCAAATATGTCCATATCTTTGTTAAGTCTGGTCTCAAGAAATTTAATGAAAGGATAATTTAGCCAAGGAATAGGCTTGGAGTTTTTGTCTACAGATTGTTTTTTGTGGTAACTTACAAACCAACCATCGTCTTTCAAACCACTTTGTAAGTGTAAATTGATAGCCCCACCAACGCCAATAAAATTCAGCAACTTCCAAACTATATTTTTTAATCCTCGCATCTAAATATTTTTGTATAGAAAAACAAAACGCAAATTTAGAAACATTAATTTATCTAAAAAATGTACATAATAGATTAAAATTTATTTTCTTCATTTGTATCAGGTCAGGCTATTGGCAATATATACTTGCCAATGAGACATTTCCAAGAAACAAGGCACCCTCCTTTGTTTTTATTATCCCTTGTATTGCCAATTACTCAGACAAAAGTACTTACGATATATTTTTTATGTGCTGTTTTCACGTAGGAAGAATAAGAAGGAATACCT contains these protein-coding regions:
- a CDS encoding glycosyltransferase; translated protein: MKVLFLFGGLPHYYNKILNKLNDIPELEISVIVPKKDGQSLGKGVYETNKGINFKVIRLKEYKAFYKKPFFKDIKQTIKEEQPQAIVIGWPYFLGFLFSPALRKLLKKQNIKLIHKDIPYKMPKYQDTIKYYASGKGFVDENLEDDQKKTSGLLFYIKFKFLAYLRKKYFNWVDAHVDYIEEAYEIFESYGVPKERIHIIYNSPDTDYILNVREQLLKEPPLLAPNPYRLIHVGRLVKWKKVHLLVEAVRRLKPEFSEIELVIVGGGPEEDNLKAQVKEAGLEANTTFTGPIHETKELGRYLLDSSVYVLAGVGGLSINDAMCFDKAVICSECDGTEKKLLREDYNGRFFENDNVDDLTQQIRILLSDPDKIKVMGQNSLGIIQNEINVHTVIKGYVDAFKFVNKGTLITEG
- the wecC gene encoding UDP-N-acetyl-D-mannosamine dehydrogenase, coding for MDKSVQVTMMGLGYIGLPTAALIASRKIQVTGVDINAQVIETVNKGEIHIIEPDLEGLVKYTVEKGYLKASTKATPADVYLIAVPTPFKDNHVPDLSYIKAVIENITPLLKEGDLVIIESTSPVGTTEKMFEFIKAKRPELASKIYFAYCPERVLPGKIIYELERNDRVIGGINEESTLKACKFYQLFVKGTLHRTNARTAEMCKLVENSSRDVNIAFANELSMICEQAQINVWELIELANRHPRVNILQPGPGVGGHCIAVDPWFIVNAYPKEAQIIAQARNINNYKTEWVIEKIKNTALQFELDNKHKPVIACMGLAFKPNIDDLRESPAKYIAEMLQNTEPDILLVEPNIETLAKGKTLTSTSTAMQKADIIVFLVAHQKFNFLKEQLSESKALVLDFCGFLHN
- a CDS encoding class I SAM-dependent methyltransferase, which encodes MRGLKNIVWKLLNFIGVGGAINLHLQSGLKDDGWFVSYHKKQSVDKNSKPIPWLNYPFIKFLETRLNKDMDIFEFGCGNSTIWYAQRVKRVTSVEHHEGWFNQIKAQIPQNAQLMLKKLEDDDSYEKSVRTSGDKYQVIIVDGRKRNESIKESLHSIADNGIIILDNSERDNYTSGKMTLTANGFKEIAFWGIAPSAAHNTCTSLFYRPNNCFNI
- the wecB gene encoding non-hydrolyzing UDP-N-acetylglucosamine 2-epimerase; translation: MKVLFIFGTRPEAIKMAPLIHEFKKHTAINTKICITAQHREMLDQVLEFFNITPDYDLNLMSPNQTLFDITAKALKGLEGVLDTEKPDLVFVQGDTTTCFVGALAAFYKKIKVAHIEAGLRSFNKYSPFPEEINRGLTGKIADYHFAPTAKAKNNLETEGYKDNIFVVGNTVTDALFLGLDILKNTPSPQHSALFSHINFDKRVILVTGHRRESFGKPFQNLTNAILEIAQGHPDVEIVYPVHLNPNVRSVVNQTLSGVKNIHLTEPLNYADLIWLLNQSYMVLTDSGGIQEEAPALGKPVLVMRDVTERVEGIEAGTAKLVGTNREVIVTETQKLLSDASHYQTMSQAVNPYGDGTTSKQVLDILLTVEENING